The following proteins are encoded in a genomic region of Pseudodesulfovibrio mercurii:
- the tmcA gene encoding acidic tetraheme cytochrome c3 TmcA has product MHKKNTFMLAASMVTVMLLVIVYMAPTAFSQDDMTQVPVDGFAKLERPRVPFAHDAHNEKAGLDDCVICHHSKNDDGTRNLETSSEGEPCSSCHAEKRTDGGTPLMRAYHLQCQGCHKEQGKGPIACGECHVK; this is encoded by the coding sequence ATGCACAAAAAGAATACCTTCATGCTCGCGGCCTCCATGGTCACCGTCATGCTGCTGGTCATCGTCTACATGGCCCCCACGGCCTTTTCCCAGGACGACATGACCCAGGTGCCGGTGGACGGCTTCGCCAAGTTGGAGCGTCCCCGCGTCCCGTTCGCCCATGACGCCCACAACGAGAAGGCCGGCCTGGACGACTGCGTGATCTGCCACCACTCCAAGAACGACGACGGCACCCGGAACCTCGAGACCTCCTCCGAAGGCGAGCCCTGCAGCTCCTGCCACGCGGAGAAGCGCACCGACGGCGGCACCCCGCTCATGCGGGCCTACCACCTCCAGTGCCAGGGCTGCCACAAGGAACAGGGCAAGGGCCCCATCGCCTGTGGCGAATGCCATGTGAAGTAG
- the tmcB gene encoding electron transfer complex ferredoxin TmcB encodes MSHIADRIISDVGLEAGVAALTTDKIEEVVNRTLKGETGAKLRAYKETCMRCGLCSQGCHFYMSHDNDPSYSPVNKATQTMYELMDKKGRVSPQRIYEMAQMAYTECNLCKRCAHYCPIGIDTGYIMSMVRRICYLLDVVPQYIRDTAHSHASTMNQMWVKDDEWIDSLQWQEDEARDEFPDLRIPLDKEGAEIYYSVIAPEPKFRTQLIYQAAAIMNAAGVDWTMPSHPGWDNSDMCMFVGDFENMGRLKRAHYESAQKLRVKRIVMGECGHAFRSVYDMGNRWLGHKQMPVPVIHAIDFYWELINEGKIKITHQYENPVTIQDPCNIIRGRGLMDKLRDVVHFLCKEVVEMVPNREHNYCCCAGGGVINCGPPFKNTRMTGNRVKAEQLKATGVHDVVIPCHNCHGGIEDIIGYYDLGMHGKFISDIIYELMEKPEV; translated from the coding sequence ATGAGTCACATTGCTGACAGAATCATATCGGACGTCGGCCTTGAAGCCGGCGTCGCCGCGCTGACCACCGACAAGATCGAGGAAGTGGTCAACCGGACGCTCAAAGGTGAAACCGGTGCCAAACTCCGGGCGTACAAGGAGACGTGCATGCGGTGCGGCCTCTGTTCACAGGGCTGCCACTTCTACATGTCTCACGACAACGATCCGAGCTATTCGCCCGTGAACAAGGCCACCCAGACCATGTACGAACTGATGGACAAGAAGGGCCGGGTCTCGCCCCAGCGCATCTACGAGATGGCCCAGATGGCCTACACCGAGTGCAACCTCTGCAAACGGTGCGCCCACTACTGTCCCATCGGCATCGACACCGGCTACATCATGTCCATGGTGCGCCGCATCTGCTACCTGCTGGACGTGGTCCCGCAGTACATCCGCGACACCGCCCACTCCCACGCCTCGACCATGAACCAGATGTGGGTCAAGGACGACGAGTGGATCGACTCCCTGCAGTGGCAGGAGGACGAGGCCCGCGACGAGTTCCCGGACCTGCGCATCCCGCTCGACAAGGAAGGGGCCGAGATATACTACTCGGTCATCGCCCCGGAACCCAAGTTCCGGACCCAGCTCATCTATCAGGCCGCGGCCATCATGAACGCCGCCGGCGTTGACTGGACCATGCCCTCCCATCCGGGCTGGGACAACTCGGACATGTGCATGTTCGTGGGCGACTTCGAAAACATGGGCCGCCTCAAACGCGCCCACTACGAGTCCGCGCAGAAGCTGCGGGTCAAGCGCATCGTCATGGGCGAGTGCGGCCACGCCTTCCGCTCGGTCTACGACATGGGCAACCGCTGGCTCGGCCACAAACAGATGCCGGTCCCGGTCATCCACGCCATCGACTTCTACTGGGAGCTGATCAACGAGGGCAAGATCAAGATCACCCACCAGTACGAGAACCCGGTGACCATCCAGGACCCCTGCAACATCATCCGCGGCCGCGGCCTCATGGACAAGCTCCGCGACGTGGTCCACTTCCTGTGCAAGGAAGTGGTCGAGATGGTGCCCAACCGCGAGCACAACTACTGCTGCTGCGCGGGCGGCGGCGTCATCAACTGCGGGCCGCCGTTCAAGAACACCCGCATGACCGGCAACCGGGTCAAAGCGGAACAGCTCAAGGCGACCGGCGTGCACGATGTGGTCATCCCCTGCCACAACTGCCACGGCGGCATCGAAGACATCATCGGTTACTATGATCTCGGGATGCACGGAAAGTTCATCAGCGACATCATCTACGAACTGATGGAAAAACCGGAAGTCTAG